From Pelmatolapia mariae isolate MD_Pm_ZW linkage group LG22, Pm_UMD_F_2, whole genome shotgun sequence, a single genomic window includes:
- the LOC135932317 gene encoding cyclic AMP-responsive element-binding protein 5-like translates to MNDKQDRPYVCGAPGCSQRFQLEEHLIIHRHKHEMTLKFPSIKTDAAFTDQTPTPTRFLQNCEEVGLFKEIEEEFLQAQEEENKKQSLSHNGPSCMSQHQLKPQHQLQHPPQPQHPHPQQPLHHPQTHALHHPQTHGPMMAPSCSLAAQQALSSSQSGSVITQATSTLTHSEPVPGPLSCLLHMRNRHRQPLPASLPGTLPDPAMQGASAQHMTIEKQMSCAMGIPTPVHNPSCSSPQRSKQTLGHHYQQHHPGMITINNNVPPMGHIIEMMPQRHQTPPLQQQQPQQQQHHHHPHHHHHPQPHHSQLPPVPLTYQQRCHAPHPQHLGSTQSHQLHQAGNIPPHAQAHQSPPSHLHPGSPPAPPLSAPAQLSPVAQQMQPSQLSHTHAVQAGGSCSGGGGGGVGGGGNRRRRTVEQDPDERRQKFLERNRAAATRCRQKRKLWVSSLEKKAEELTHTNLQLQNEVTSLRSEVGQLKQILLTHKDCPVTTRQREAQGYPTAGVSPGRSPTPAGPGSHLQAIQHNSISTSSTSGGDSGHDLQPGH, encoded by the exons ATGAATGACAAACAGGACAGGCCTTATGTGTGCGGCGCCCCAGGCTGCTCTCAG CGCTTCCAGTTAGAGGAACATCTGATCATCCACAGGCACAAGCATGAGATGACCCTCAAGTTCCCCTCCATAAAGACAGATGCAGCATTCACAG ACCAGACTCCGACGCCGACACGATTTCTGCAGAACTGCGAAGAGGTTGGTCTGTTCAAGGAGATCGAGGAAGAATTTCTTCAAGCACAAGAGGAGGAAAACAAGAAGCAG TCGCTTTCTCATAATGGGCCCTCCTGTATGAGCCAGCACCAGCTCAAACCCCAACATCAGCTCCAGCACCCACCCCAGCCTCAGCACCCACATCCCCAACAACCGCTGCATCATCCCCAGACTCATGCACTGCATCATCCCCAGACACATGGCCCCATGATGGCCCCTAGCTGCAGCCTGGCCGCCCAGCAAGCCCTGTCCTCCTCCCAGTCTGGATCAGTCATCACCCAGGCTACCTCCACCCTAACACACTCCGA GCCGGTTCCCGGGCCGCTGTCATGCCTCCTTCACATGCGGAACAGACACAGGCAGCCGCTGCCAGCCTCCTTACCTGGCACCCTGCCAGACCCCGCCATGCAAGGGGCATCTGCTCAGCACATGACT atAGAGAAGCAGATGTCTTGTGCAATGGGTATACCGACTCCTGTACACAACCCCTCCTGTTCTTCACCCCAG AGATCCAAGCAGACATTGGGCCACCATTATCAACAGCATCACCCAGGAATGATCACCATCAATAACAATGTGCCACCCATGGGCCACATTATAGAGATGATGCCACAGCGTCACCAGACACCtccactacaacaacaacaaccacaacagcagcagcaccaccaccatccccaccatcatcatcatcctcagcCTCATCACTCACAGCTTCCACCTGTGCCTCTTACCTACCAACAGCGGTGCCATGCTCCCCACCCACAGCATCTTGGAAGCACCCAGAGCCACCAGCTGCACCAGGCAGGGAATATACCACCTCACGCTCAGGCTCACCAATCACCGCCTTCACACTTACACCCAGGCTCACCGCCTGCACCTCCACTGTCTGCTCCTGCGCAG TTATCACCAGTTGCACAGCAGATGCAGCCTTCCCAGCTATCTCACACTCATGCAGTGCAGGCAGGCGGTAGCTGCAGcggaggtggtggaggaggtgttGGAGGAGGCGGAAACCGTCGAAGGAGGACAGTAGAGCAGGACCCCGACGAGCGAAGGCAGAAGTTTCTGGAACGTAACCGGGCCGCAGCCACCCGCTGCCGACAGAAGAGGAAGCTGTGGGTGTCATCGCTGGAGAAAAAAGCTGAAGAGCTGACGCACACGAACCTTCAGCTACAG AACGAGGTGACGTCACTAAGGTCGGAGGTGGGTCAGCTGAAGCAGATTCTGCTCACCCACAAGGACTGTCCTGTCACTACTCGGCAGAGGGAGGCACAGGGGTACCCCA CTGCAGGGGTGAGCCCAGGAAGAAGTCCCACCCCTGCAGGTCCTGGGTCTCATCTGCAAGCCATCCAACATAACAGCATCTCCACTTCCTCGACGTCTGGAGGCGATTCGGGCCATGACCTCCAGCCCGGACACTAG
- the tril gene encoding TLR4 interactor with leucine rich repeats, whose product MDTSSFLVGMCFFLLSLNGFLSSSLATGFCPNRCDCQHSQHLMCTNRGLRTVPKPAAQMPEEVQIFSLGGNFISNISAFDFTRYSNLERLNLQYNQIRVIHPKAFEKLPKLEELYLGHNLLTAIPAGSLQPLKKLTILYGNNNAIKKITPGLFSNLENLIKLRLDGNSLEVLQDSVFKSLINLHYLHLESNKLQHIHRNAFSKLTSLRFLNLAHNKQSAVRNVLTFSQLKALTTLLLSENEIRHIGNHVFQNLKKLSKLSLSNNKISQMDSGALRGLSSLTELLIDGNELVEIPAVLLDPLERVEELDFSRNRISSVDSLAFSRVKHLRVLKLKDNFLTSLSGDMFTLNSALYDLDLQGNNWTCDCRLEQLREWIAAAHSQGKLLTVFVQCHYPATLRGKYLDYVNSSQLQPLGNWTHLCTSQARPEESRAGAVLVKLGSTERGERDSRLPEGGERTDEEAQKGVRKRGEVEETGRLRPVNRGGVMVWKNGEQRKKEGQEEVGIQGDQGGPEVAEPSSFLDRRKPKKKLRPAAEAAGKRVKGRTRSKVIFKPSPSATMSQASIGLTTTVSAHSGEQLDLLRSDQDDTLPVITDPCVFNRHFITNVSVDHVTSSTVTVYWTTRNHHRYTPGPGPGLDEVHYRVLFDRFGTQDRFPRYVYAHGTARSVTLRELSSDVTYMVCVEGVVGGSVCQVAPRDHCAGLVTLSEGNGRGATLTSDLQLVTVAMLAGNAVLLLVIGGVWLGRSLRRKLQRRKSAVHVRHMYSTRRPFRTAMATASVSTDFTSYQSSRPARLAPLEEGDLIEFPCDRFLDSSSVRRDNEMQRFSD is encoded by the coding sequence ATGGATACCAGCAGTTTCCTGGTGGGGATGTGCTTTTTCCTGCTGTCGCTTAATGGGTTTCTGTCCTCCTCGCTGGCGACGGGCTTTTGCCCAAACCGCTGCGACTGTCAGCATTCACAGCATCTCATGTGCACCAATCGCGGATTGCGCACTGTGCCCAAACCCGCTGCGCAGATGCCCGAGGAAGTGCAGATTTTCAGCCTTGGGGGCAACTTCATCTCTAACATCTCCGCCTTTGACTTCACACGGTACAGTAACCTTGAACGGTTAAATCTGCAGTACAATCAAATAAGAGTTATTCACCCAAAAGCATTTGAGAAACTTCCCAAGTTGGAAGAGCTGTACTTGGGACATAATCTTTTAACAGCTATACCCGCGGGAAGTTTGCAGCCCCTAAAGAAATTGACTATTCTCTATGGAAACAACAATGCAATTAAGAAAATCACACCGGGGCTGTTTTCCAACCTGGAAAATCTTATTAAATTGCGCCTGGATGGCAACTCTCTAGAAGTTCTGCAGGACTCTGTTTTTAAGAGTTTGATCAATCTACATTATCTTCATCTGGAATCCAACAAACTGCAGCACATTCACAGAAACGCTTTCTCTAAACTGACCAGCCTACGCTTTTTAAACCTGGCCCACAACAAGCAATCAGCCGTGCGCAATGTCCTCACTTTCTCTCAACTCAAAGCTTTGACGACGTTGCTGCTGTCTGAGAATGAAATTCGACATATTGGCAATCATGTCTTCCAAAACCTGAAAAAACTGTCCAAGCTTTCCCTCAGCAACAACAAAATCTCCCAAATGGACAGTGGTGCTTTGAGGGGCCTGTCGAGCCTCACCGAGCTTCTGATTGACGGCAACGAGCTGGTGGAAATTCCTGCCGTCCTCCTCGACCCCCTGGAGCGTGTCGAGGAGCTGGACTTCAGCCGCAACCGGATATCCAGCGTGGACTCTCTGGCTTTTTCGAGAGTTAAACACCTAAGAGTGTTGAAGCTGAAGGACAACTTTCTCACCAGTCTGTCTGGGGACATGTTTACCCTCAACAGCGCACTTTACGACTTGGATCTCCAAGGCAACAACTGGACATGTGACTGCCGCCTGGAGCAACTGAGAGAATGGATTGCTGCTGCACACTCTCAGGGCAAACTGctgactgtgtttgtgcagtGTCATTACCCAGCAACTCTGAGGGGGAAATATCTGGACTATGTGAACAGCTCCCAGCTGCAGCCCCTTGGGAACTGGACTCACTTGTGTACGAGTCAAGCCAGGCCTGAGGAGAGCAGGGCAGGGGCAGTACTAGTGAAGCTGGGGAGCACTGAGCGAGGAGAGAGAGATTCTCGGTTGCCAGAGGGCGGAGAGAGGACAGATGAAGAAGCTCAGAAAGGTGTGAGAAAGAGAGGGGAAGTGGAAGAAACAGGACGTTTAAGACCGGTGAACAGGGGTGGAGTCATGGTATGGAAAAATGGAgagcaaaggaaaaaagaggGACAGGAAGAGGTGGGGATCCAAGGAGACCAAGGAGGTCCAGAGGTGGCAGAACCTTCTTCTTTCCTGGACAGAAGGAAACCAAAGAAGAAGCTACGGCCTGCTGCAGAGGCAGCTGGGAAACGCGTTAAGGGGAGAACGAGGTCAAAAGTTATTTTCAAACCCAGTCCATCAGCCACAATGAGCCAAGCAAGCATCGGGCTAACCACCACTGTTTCTGCTCACTCAGGAGAGCAGTTAGATCTCCTTAGGTCGGATCAGGATGACACCCTACCTGTCATTACAGACCCTTGTGTTTTCAACCGCCATTTCATCACTAATGTGTCCGTGGATCATGTCACATCTAGTACCGTCACTGTGTACTGGACCACCAGGAATCATCACCGCTACACACCGGGGCCCGGGCCAGGCCTTGATGAAGTCCACTACCGGGTTCTGTTTGACAGGTTTGGCACCCAGGATCGTTTCCCCCGCTACGTTTACGCCCACGGCACGGCTCGCTCCGTGACCCTCCGAGAGCTCAGCTCAGATGTGACCTACATGGTCTGCGTGGAGGGAGTGGTCGGAGGTTCCGTGTGTCAGGTCGCACCACGCGACCACTGCGCGGGGCTGGTCACCCTATCTGAGGGAAATGGCCGTGGAGCtacgctgacctctgacctccagcTGGTGACGGTGGCGATGCTCGCCGGGAATgcggtgctgctgctggtcATCGGCGGGGTGTGGCTGGGGAGAAGTCTGAGGAGAAAGTTGCAGAGGAGGAAGTCAGCCGTGCACGTGCGCCACATGTACTCCACCAGGCGACCGTTTCGCACCGCAATGGCCACGGCGTCCgtctccaccgacttcaccagCTACCAAAGCAGCCGGCCAGCACGACTCGCACCGCTAGAGGAGGGGGATCTCATCGAGTTCCCTTGCGACCGCTTTCTGGACAGCAGCAGTGTTCGCAGAGACAACGAAATGCAGAGATTCTCTGACTAG